In Saccharomyces cerevisiae S288C chromosome V, complete sequence, one DNA window encodes the following:
- the SMB1 gene encoding mRNA splicing protein SMB1 (Core Sm protein Sm B; part of heteroheptameric complex (with Smd1p, Smd2p, Smd3p, Sme1p, Smx3p, and Smx2p) that is part of the spliceosomal U1, U2, U4, and U5 snRNPs; homolog of human Sm B and Sm B'), which yields MSKIQVAHSSRLANLIDYKLRVLTQDGRVYIGQLMAFDKHMNLVLNECIEERVPKTQLDKLRPRKDSKDGTTLNIKVEKRVLGLTILRGEQILSTVVEDKPLLSKKERLVRDKKEKKQAQKQTKLRKEKEKKPGKIAKPNTANAKHTSSNSREIAQPSSSRYNGGNDNIGANRSRFNNEAPPQTRKFQPPPGFKRK from the coding sequence ATGAGCAAAATACAGGTGGCACATAGCAGCCGACTAGCCAACCTTATTGATTATAAGCTGAGGGTTCTCACTCAAGATGGCCGCGTTTACATCGGGCAATTGATGGCATTTGATAAACATATGAATTTAGTGTTGAATGAGTGTATAGAAGAGAGGGTACCCAAAACTCAACTAGATAAATTAAGACCGagaaaagattcaaaaGATGGAACCACTTTGAACATCAAGGTAGAAAAAAGAGTGTTGGGACTGACTATACTAAGAGGAGAACAGATCTTATCCACAGTGGTGGAGGATAAGCCGCTACTATCCAAGAAGGAAAGACTAGTGAGagataaaaaggaaaagaaacaagcGCAAAAGCAGACGAAActaagaaaagagaaagagaaaaagcCGGGAAAGATCGCTAAACCTAACACGGCCAATGCGAAGCATACTAGTAGCAATTCTAGGGAGATTGCCCAACCATCGTCGAGCAGATACAATGGTGGCAACGATAATATCGGCGCAAATAGGTCGAGGTTTAATAATGAAGCGCCCCCTCAAACAAGGAAGTTTCAGCCCCCACCAGgttttaaaagaaaataa